A portion of the Melitaea cinxia chromosome 1, ilMelCinx1.1, whole genome shotgun sequence genome contains these proteins:
- the LOC123670459 gene encoding uncharacterized protein LOC123670459 yields the protein MITIAFLAVVACASAAPHFRHHYSHRPFYQEPFYQEPFSYDSESSLERFMDSQMFDTRGFWEELSREMMGLNAMIEDLYKRFPTNLSEEKVEGNKYKINIALSGFVENEIVVKAKKGLLIIQAVHEAEHEPGKSYLDVRTLPDVVDVNGSWTYENGLLKIVFPLEHKSEVEPAVTEVPVTQAPEHSRESVEFDMKTSGIQDADVGATKRVTAEDNSISTNEIPQVQTVEATTYAVDLKGEVELVPVVY from the coding sequence ATGATCACGATCGCGTTCTTAGCTGTTGTGGCGTGTGCAAGCGCCGCACCACACTTCCGTCATCACTATAGTCACCGTCCATTCTATCAGGAACCATTTTACCAGGAGCCATTCAGCTATGATAGCGAGTCCAGTCTGGAAAGATTTATGGACAGCCAGATGTTTGACACGAGAGGCTTCTGGGAAGAACTGAGTAGAGAGATGATGGGCTTGAACGCAATGATCGAGGATTTGTACAAGCGTTTCCCGACCAATTTATCTGAAGAGAAAGTTGAAggaaataagtataaaatcaaTATTGCTCTTTCTGGTTTCGTTGAGAACGAGATTGTAGTTAAGGCGAAGAAAGGACTGCTGATCATACAAGCTGTACATGAAGCTGAACACGAGCCGGGGAAGAGTTATCTGGACGTGAGGACTCTCCCAGATGTTGTGGATGTCAACGGCAGCTGGACATACGAAAATGGCTTACTTAAGATCGTTTTCCCCCTGGAACATAAGAGTGAAGTTGAACCAGCAGTAACAGAGGTTCCAGTCACTCAGGCACCGGAGCATAGTCGTGAATCAGTAGAATTTGACATGAAGACATCTGGTATCCAGGATGCTGATGTCGGTGCTACGAAACGAGTTACAGCTGAAGATAACAGCATATCAACGAATGAAATACCGCAAGTACAGACTGTTGAAGCTACCACTTACGCCGTTGACTTGAAAGGCGAAGTAGAACTCGTGCCTGTagtttactaa